A window from Mesorhizobium sp. WSM2240 encodes these proteins:
- a CDS encoding peroxiredoxin, protein MTVEKKVPFVTFLTRVRDDSVQGPNPYRWEEKTSDDYFAGKRVILFSLPGAFTPTCSTYQVPNFEELYDEFEKFGFEAIYCVSVNDAFVMNAWGKALGLQKVKLLPDGSGEFTRKMGMLVAKDNLGFGMRSWRYAALINNGVVERWFEEEGFSDNCETDPYGVSSPQNILEALRAAA, encoded by the coding sequence ATGACCGTTGAAAAGAAGGTTCCCTTCGTCACCTTTCTCACGCGTGTTCGCGATGATTCGGTCCAGGGGCCAAATCCATACCGGTGGGAAGAAAAGACCTCTGACGACTACTTTGCCGGTAAGCGCGTCATACTGTTCTCGCTGCCAGGCGCCTTCACCCCGACCTGCTCGACTTACCAAGTGCCCAACTTCGAAGAGCTCTATGACGAGTTTGAGAAGTTCGGATTTGAAGCGATCTACTGCGTCTCCGTCAACGATGCCTTCGTCATGAATGCGTGGGGGAAGGCCTTGGGGCTGCAGAAGGTCAAGCTCCTTCCCGACGGCTCAGGCGAGTTCACGCGCAAGATGGGCATGCTGGTCGCCAAGGATAATCTCGGCTTCGGCATGCGCTCCTGGCGCTACGCCGCTCTGATCAACAATGGCGTGGTGGAGCGGTGGTTCGAGGAGGAAGGTTTCTCCGACAATTGCGAGACCGACCCCTATGGCGTCTCGTCCCCCCAGAACATTCTTGAAGCGCTGAGGGCCGCCGCATGA
- a CDS encoding cytochrome P450, with translation MAINPVPDHVPPEMVREFSLFTSPGMAPTPNGDPHAAVACVHAGPPIFYSSFNTRDGRGTWVITRARDQRRVLQDAETFSSHRSIFASALGENWPMIPLELDPPAHSVFRSLLNPLLSPKRVRLMEAAVRERAIALVERIAASGTSCDVMKDFAFPFTVNIFLRFLGLPDHRLDTFVGWANDLLHGDNVKRPAAARTIVAFIDELAAVRRKEPADDFMTFVVQAQVEGRRLTDEEVRGIGVLLFVAGLDTVAAAIGFDLAYLARNPKDQQWLRSEPDRIVLAAEELLRAYPTVQLIRVAKKDIDFEGAPIRKGDYVSCATMIANRDPAEFESPNTIDLARPDNRHAAFGYGPHRCLGSHLARREIVIGLEEWLARIPSFRIKQGTAPITSGGHVFGIENLILDWS, from the coding sequence ATGGCGATCAACCCGGTTCCAGATCATGTGCCCCCCGAAATGGTGAGGGAATTCAGCCTGTTTACCTCGCCAGGCATGGCACCGACCCCCAATGGGGACCCGCACGCAGCTGTCGCCTGCGTCCATGCCGGGCCGCCGATCTTTTATTCCTCCTTCAACACGCGCGATGGCCGGGGCACCTGGGTCATCACTCGCGCCAGAGATCAGCGCAGGGTGCTGCAGGATGCCGAAACCTTTTCCAGCCATCGCAGCATCTTCGCCTCCGCGCTGGGCGAAAACTGGCCGATGATTCCGCTTGAACTCGATCCACCGGCCCATAGCGTCTTTCGCTCACTGCTCAATCCGCTGCTTTCGCCCAAGCGGGTGAGGCTGATGGAAGCGGCTGTCCGCGAGCGGGCGATCGCGCTGGTTGAGAGGATCGCCGCATCGGGCACAAGCTGCGACGTGATGAAGGATTTTGCCTTTCCTTTTACGGTCAATATCTTCCTTCGCTTTCTGGGATTGCCGGATCACCGACTCGATACATTCGTCGGCTGGGCAAACGATCTGCTTCATGGCGACAATGTGAAACGACCGGCTGCGGCCCGGACAATCGTCGCGTTCATCGACGAACTTGCAGCCGTTCGCCGCAAAGAACCGGCCGACGATTTCATGACCTTCGTCGTGCAGGCACAGGTCGAGGGCCGTCGGCTGACCGACGAGGAGGTCCGTGGCATCGGCGTGCTTCTGTTCGTCGCGGGGCTCGACACAGTTGCAGCCGCGATCGGCTTTGACTTGGCCTACCTCGCGCGCAACCCAAAAGACCAGCAATGGCTTCGGAGCGAACCGGACCGGATCGTGCTTGCCGCCGAAGAATTGCTGCGCGCCTATCCGACCGTGCAACTGATCCGCGTGGCGAAGAAAGACATCGACTTCGAAGGCGCCCCGATCCGTAAGGGGGATTATGTTTCCTGTGCCACGATGATTGCCAATCGTGACCCGGCGGAGTTCGAATCCCCCAACACGATCGATCTGGCGCGACCGGACAACCGCCACGCCGCCTTCGGCTATGGTCCTCACCGCTGCCTTGGCTCGCACCTTGCCCGGCGGGAGATCGTCATTGGCCTGGAGGAGTGGCTGGCGCGCATCCCGTCCTTCCGGATCAAGCAAGGTACGGCTCCCATTACCTCTGGCGGCCATGTGTTCGGGATCGAAAATCTGATCCTGGACTGGTCCTGA
- a CDS encoding MFS transporter, translated as MTQHATGVMDAVLHGPEKPDQRSDPAWGAVISLAMGTFGLVTAEFLPASVLMPLVHGLGITEGEAGQALTATAVAAAISAPTMAIITKRLDRRTVICAMTLLLTLSNVVSAVAWSLPVLLTGRVVLGIALGGFWSVSAALARRLVPSHLLPRALSIILTGVSVANVCAPPFGAYIGDMWGWRAVFIIAAVVGAVALLMQLITLPRLPPVGVASFRSLLDAAKNPMIKVALLVVLLVASGHFAGFTYIRAFLEKVPALEIETIPLVLLASGIGGFFGNFAGGFLAKHSLKTVAALAPLLIAIAAVSLLTMGASASASAIAIAVWGFSFGAVPVGLQTWMVLRAAPEHAEGAGVLMAATFQVAIAAGAMFGGLLVDHAGVASAFAYSAVTTFAAALTVFLLGPKRETWTA; from the coding sequence GTGACCCAACACGCGACAGGTGTCATGGACGCTGTTCTGCACGGCCCAGAAAAGCCCGATCAACGCTCCGATCCCGCATGGGGTGCGGTCATTTCGCTTGCCATGGGCACCTTCGGGCTGGTGACGGCAGAGTTTCTGCCTGCCAGTGTGCTGATGCCGCTTGTGCATGGTCTGGGCATCACCGAGGGTGAGGCTGGACAGGCGCTGACTGCGACCGCGGTCGCCGCGGCGATTTCGGCCCCGACCATGGCCATCATCACCAAGCGCCTGGACCGCAGGACCGTCATCTGCGCGATGACGCTGCTGCTGACCCTGTCGAATGTTGTGTCGGCGGTCGCATGGTCTCTGCCGGTTCTCCTGACCGGACGCGTCGTGCTCGGCATTGCGCTCGGAGGCTTCTGGTCGGTTTCGGCAGCGCTGGCGAGGCGGCTCGTTCCAAGTCACCTCCTGCCGCGCGCCCTGTCGATCATCCTTACCGGCGTTTCCGTCGCTAACGTTTGCGCGCCTCCATTCGGCGCCTACATCGGCGACATGTGGGGATGGCGAGCCGTCTTCATAATCGCTGCAGTCGTCGGCGCCGTTGCACTGCTGATGCAACTCATAACCCTTCCGAGGCTGCCTCCGGTCGGAGTGGCCAGCTTCCGCAGTCTGCTGGATGCGGCCAAGAATCCGATGATCAAAGTCGCTCTGTTGGTCGTCCTGCTGGTCGCTTCCGGGCACTTCGCCGGCTTCACCTATATCCGCGCCTTCCTCGAGAAGGTTCCCGCGCTCGAAATCGAAACGATCCCGCTCGTGTTGCTCGCCTCTGGCATCGGCGGCTTTTTCGGCAATTTCGCAGGCGGATTCCTGGCCAAGCACAGCCTCAAGACAGTCGCGGCCCTCGCGCCCCTGCTCATAGCGATAGCCGCTGTCTCGCTGCTGACGATGGGAGCATCGGCCTCGGCCTCGGCGATTGCGATCGCCGTATGGGGCTTTTCCTTCGGCGCTGTGCCGGTGGGATTGCAGACGTGGATGGTGCTACGCGCGGCTCCCGAGCATGCCGAAGGCGCCGGTGTGCTTATGGCCGCGACCTTCCAGGTGGCCATCGCAGCCGGCGCGATGTTCGGTGGACTGCTGGTGGATCATGCCGGCGTTGCCAGTGCCTTTGCGTACAGCGCGGTTACCACGTTCGCAGCCGCCCTGACCGTATTCCTGCTCGGGCCGAAGCGCGAAACCTGGACCGCCTGA
- the rpoN gene encoding RNA polymerase factor sigma-54 codes for MHPSASLLQRQKLSMVASPQLIESIRLLQLAHAELHQYVEQELAKNPLLELAPNDGEASGDDWSTLGDSPQIGTRGNDVDGRMPAGSPDRLSQGKSTRNTTNNPAGDSPAVDNFPAPTETLHDDVARQIALTAFTPQERLIAGELAAHLEDTGYLQVDLLELAGSLNVREADVERVLGTLQQFDPPGIFARTLSECLEIQLRQKDRFDPAMEALVANLKMLARRDFQALKQLCGVDEDDLRDMWQEIRALDPKPGNRFQSVKQETIIPDVWVTPSPEGGWQIELSPDTLPKVLINQTYCAEISRLSSEDSKDQTFVSECFENANWLIRSLDHRAKTILKVATEIVRHQDAFLEHGVAHLRPLNLRTVADAIGMHESTVSRVTSNKYMRTPRGVFELKYFFTVAIASSQGGDAHSAEAVRHRIKGIIAAESADDVLSDDDIVGKLKQTGINIGRRTVTKYREAMNIPSSVHRRRERRMWR; via the coding sequence ATGCATCCCTCAGCAAGCCTGCTTCAGCGCCAGAAACTATCTATGGTCGCGTCGCCTCAACTCATTGAGTCGATCCGCTTGCTGCAATTGGCGCATGCCGAATTGCATCAATACGTGGAACAGGAACTCGCGAAAAACCCGCTTTTGGAGCTGGCGCCAAACGATGGCGAGGCTTCTGGCGACGACTGGTCGACTTTGGGGGACAGTCCGCAAATCGGCACACGCGGGAATGACGTTGATGGACGCATGCCCGCCGGATCGCCGGACCGGCTCAGCCAAGGGAAATCAACGCGCAACACGACGAACAATCCGGCGGGTGATAGCCCGGCCGTCGACAATTTTCCCGCACCCACCGAAACATTGCACGATGATGTCGCTCGTCAGATAGCCCTCACTGCATTCACACCGCAGGAGCGGCTGATTGCTGGCGAGCTTGCCGCTCATCTGGAAGACACTGGCTATCTTCAGGTAGACCTTTTGGAGCTGGCCGGCAGCCTGAACGTCCGGGAGGCTGACGTGGAGCGGGTTCTCGGAACCTTGCAGCAGTTCGATCCACCGGGAATTTTTGCGCGAACCCTCAGCGAATGCCTCGAGATACAGTTGCGCCAGAAAGACCGGTTCGACCCAGCGATGGAAGCCTTGGTCGCCAACCTCAAGATGCTTGCGCGACGCGATTTTCAGGCTTTGAAGCAGCTTTGCGGCGTCGATGAAGACGACCTTCGCGATATGTGGCAAGAAATCCGGGCGCTCGATCCCAAGCCTGGAAACCGATTCCAATCGGTAAAGCAGGAAACCATCATACCCGACGTCTGGGTCACGCCCTCCCCCGAAGGTGGATGGCAAATTGAGCTTAGTCCAGACACACTGCCCAAGGTGCTGATCAACCAAACCTATTGTGCCGAAATCTCACGCCTTTCCTCCGAGGATTCGAAAGATCAGACATTTGTCAGCGAATGCTTCGAAAACGCGAATTGGCTAATCCGCAGCCTCGATCACCGCGCCAAGACGATCCTTAAGGTTGCGACTGAAATCGTCCGCCACCAGGATGCCTTTTTGGAACATGGCGTCGCTCACTTGCGGCCCCTCAATCTCAGGACTGTCGCTGACGCGATCGGCATGCACGAGTCGACGGTAAGCCGGGTGACGTCGAACAAGTACATGCGTACCCCGCGCGGGGTGTTCGAACTGAAGTATTTTTTCACTGTCGCGATCGCCTCCTCCCAAGGCGGCGACGCGCACTCCGCTGAAGCTGTCCGCCATCGGATCAAGGGGATAATCGCCGCAGAATCGGCCGATGACGTGCTTTCCGACGATGACATCGTCGGAAAGCTGAAGCAAACCGGCATCAATATTGGACGCCGCACCGTCACAAAATACCGCGAAGCGATGAACATCCCCTCCTCCGTGCATCGCCGCCGGGAAAGGCGCATGTGGCGCTAA